One Mycobacterium sp. SMC-4 DNA window includes the following coding sequences:
- the rsrA gene encoding mycothiol system anti-sigma-R factor: MSEKEFSAEQAEAEERWRPPVGPVDPEHPECAAVIAEVWTLLDGECTAETRDKLRQHLEECPTCLRHYGVEERVKRLIAAKCSGERAPDSLRQRLRIEISRTTIIRG; encoded by the coding sequence ATGAGCGAGAAAGAATTCTCCGCAGAGCAGGCTGAGGCCGAGGAGCGATGGCGGCCGCCAGTGGGGCCGGTCGACCCCGAGCACCCCGAGTGCGCGGCGGTGATCGCCGAAGTGTGGACGCTGCTCGACGGCGAGTGCACCGCGGAGACCCGCGACAAACTGCGCCAGCACCTCGAGGAATGCCCGACGTGCCTACGCCACTACGGCGTCGAGGAACGCGTCAAGCGACTCATTGCCGCCAAATGCAGTGGCGAACGTGCCCCGGACAGCTTGCGGCAGCGGCTGCGCATCGAAATCAGTCGCACCACGATCATCCGCGGCTGA
- a CDS encoding 50S ribosomal protein bL37 → MAKRGRKKRDRKHSKANHGKRPNAGSKSVGR, encoded by the coding sequence ATGGCCAAGCGTGGCCGTAAGAAGCGCGACCGCAAGCACTCGAAGGCCAATCACGGCAAGCGGCCCAACGCCGGCTCGAAGTCGGTAGGTCGCTAG
- a CDS encoding biotin/lipoyl-binding carrier protein has protein sequence MAEDVRAEIVASVLEVVVNEGDQIGEGDTLVLLESMKMEIPVLAEVAGTVSKVSVAVGDVIQAGDLIAVIS, from the coding sequence ATGGCCGAGGACGTTCGCGCGGAAATCGTGGCCAGTGTGCTCGAGGTCGTGGTTAACGAGGGCGATCAGATCGGTGAAGGCGACACCCTGGTGCTGCTCGAGTCGATGAAGATGGAGATCCCGGTGCTCGCCGAGGTCGCCGGGACCGTCAGCAAGGTCAGTGTGGCCGTCGGTGACGTGATCCAGGCCGGCGACCTGATCGCCGTCATCAGCTAG
- a CDS encoding sensor histidine kinase, whose amino-acid sequence MSTLGDLLAEHTVLPGNAVDHLHAVVGEWQLLADLSFADYLMWVRRDDEMLVCVAQVRPNTAHTVLLTDAVGSTAEPEDLPIVTDAFRSGAIGRVTVDGHDGAPGLNVEAVPVRHENTVVAVLTHQTSLAPRQASPLEAAYVDCAGDLLHMLSEGTFPNVGDLAMSRSSPRVGDGFIRLDESGVVVFASPNALSAYHRMGLTAELEGHNLVAITRPLISDPFEAQELANHVRESLTGGSSMRMEVDANGAAVLVRTLPLVVHGAPVGAAVLIRDVTEVKRRDRALLSKDATIREIHHRVKNNLQTVAALLRLQARRTTNPEGREALIESVRRVSSIALVHDALSMSVDEEVNLDAVVDRILPIMNDVAIVDAPIRINRVGELGVLDADRATALIMVITELVQNAMEHAFDATTSQGCVTIRAERSARWLDVVVHDDGRGLPDGFSLEKSDRLGLQIVRTLVSAELDGSLGVHEGASGGTDAVLRVPIGRRPRVSQY is encoded by the coding sequence ATGTCGACCCTCGGTGACCTGCTCGCCGAACACACCGTGCTGCCCGGCAACGCCGTCGACCACTTGCATGCGGTGGTCGGAGAGTGGCAACTGCTGGCCGATCTGTCGTTCGCCGACTACCTGATGTGGGTGCGTCGCGACGACGAGATGCTGGTGTGCGTGGCACAGGTGCGGCCCAACACCGCCCACACCGTGCTGCTCACCGACGCGGTGGGCAGCACCGCCGAGCCCGAAGACCTCCCGATCGTGACCGACGCGTTCCGATCCGGGGCCATCGGACGCGTCACCGTCGACGGCCACGACGGCGCCCCGGGTCTCAACGTCGAGGCCGTCCCGGTGCGCCACGAGAACACCGTCGTCGCGGTCCTGACCCACCAGACCTCACTGGCGCCGCGCCAGGCCAGCCCACTGGAAGCGGCCTACGTCGACTGTGCCGGGGACCTGCTGCACATGCTCTCGGAGGGCACCTTCCCCAACGTCGGCGACCTGGCGATGTCGCGCTCCAGCCCGCGCGTCGGGGACGGCTTCATCCGCCTCGACGAATCCGGCGTGGTGGTCTTTGCCAGCCCCAACGCGCTCTCGGCCTACCACCGGATGGGTTTGACCGCAGAACTGGAAGGCCACAACCTGGTCGCGATCACCCGCCCGCTGATCTCGGACCCGTTCGAGGCCCAGGAGCTGGCCAACCATGTCCGGGAATCGCTGACCGGCGGGTCGAGCATGCGGATGGAAGTCGACGCCAACGGTGCGGCCGTGCTGGTGCGCACGTTGCCGCTGGTGGTGCACGGTGCCCCGGTGGGCGCCGCGGTGCTGATCCGCGACGTCACCGAGGTCAAACGCCGGGATCGAGCGCTGCTGTCCAAGGACGCGACGATCCGCGAGATCCATCACCGCGTCAAGAACAACCTGCAGACGGTGGCCGCGCTGCTCAGATTGCAGGCCCGACGCACCACCAACCCGGAAGGCCGGGAGGCACTGATCGAGTCGGTACGCCGGGTGTCCTCGATCGCGCTGGTCCACGATGCGCTGTCGATGTCAGTCGACGAGGAAGTCAACCTCGACGCGGTGGTGGACCGCATCCTGCCGATCATGAACGACGTCGCCATCGTCGATGCACCGATCCGCATCAACCGCGTCGGCGAGCTCGGCGTGCTCGACGCCGACCGCGCGACCGCGCTGATCATGGTGATCACCGAACTGGTGCAGAACGCGATGGAGCACGCCTTCGACGCCACCACCAGCCAGGGCTGTGTCACGATCCGCGCCGAACGTTCCGCCCGCTGGCTCGACGTCGTGGTCCACGACGACGGCCGCGGTCTGCCCGACGGATTCAGTCTGGAGAAGTCCGACCGCCTCGGCTTGCAGATCGTCCGGACCCTGGTGTCAGCCGAACTCGACGGCTCGCTCGGTGTGCACGAGGGCGCCTCCGGCGGCACCGACGCGGTGCTGAGGGTGCCGATCGGGCGACGTCCTCGGGTCAGCCAATACTGA
- the whiB1 gene encoding transcriptional regulator WhiB1 — translation MDWRHKAVCRDEDPELFFPVGNSGPALAQIADAKLVCTRCPVTAECLSWALESGQDAGVWGGMSEDERRALKRRNARTKARTGV, via the coding sequence ATGGATTGGCGCCACAAGGCCGTCTGTCGCGACGAGGACCCGGAGCTGTTCTTCCCGGTCGGGAACAGCGGACCGGCGCTCGCCCAGATCGCTGACGCAAAGCTGGTATGCACCCGTTGTCCCGTCACCGCCGAGTGCTTGAGCTGGGCTTTGGAGTCCGGCCAGGATGCCGGTGTGTGGGGCGGGATGAGCGAGGACGAGCGTCGCGCGCTCAAGCGCCGCAATGCTCGGACGAAGGCCCGTACCGGGGTCTAG
- a CDS encoding diacylglycerol kinase family protein produces MRAVLIVNPNATSTTPAGRDLLAHALESRVSLTVAHTDHRGHAVELAREATRTGVDVLIVHGGDGTVNEVVNGILGECGPTGAGPAVGVVPGGSANVFARALGISPDPIEATNQLVDLLSDYRRTRTWRRIGLMDCGERWGVFTAGMGVDGDVVAAVEAQRARGRKVTAARYIRVAIREVLASVRKEPTLTLRLPGREPVAGVHFAFVSNSSPWTYANARPVWTNPDTTFETGLGVFATTSMNVWANLGLVRQMLSRKPKITAKHLVRDDDVAWVTVTSTTPVSCQIDGDYLGERETMHFVAVPDALAVIAPPPSEPKNRL; encoded by the coding sequence GTGCGTGCCGTGCTGATCGTCAACCCGAATGCGACATCGACGACGCCGGCCGGCCGTGACCTGCTGGCCCATGCGTTGGAGAGCCGGGTGTCGCTGACCGTCGCGCACACCGATCACCGCGGTCACGCCGTCGAACTGGCCCGCGAGGCCACCCGCACCGGAGTCGACGTGCTGATCGTGCATGGCGGCGACGGCACGGTCAACGAGGTCGTCAACGGCATCCTCGGTGAATGTGGCCCCACCGGCGCGGGCCCGGCGGTCGGCGTGGTGCCGGGCGGCTCGGCCAACGTGTTCGCCCGCGCGCTGGGCATCAGTCCCGATCCGATCGAGGCCACCAACCAACTCGTGGACCTGCTCAGCGACTACCGGCGCACCCGCACCTGGCGGCGCATCGGACTGATGGACTGCGGCGAGCGCTGGGGGGTGTTCACCGCCGGGATGGGTGTCGACGGTGACGTGGTGGCCGCGGTGGAGGCACAACGCGCCCGCGGCCGCAAAGTCACCGCGGCGCGCTACATCCGTGTCGCGATCCGCGAGGTGCTGGCCAGTGTGCGCAAGGAGCCGACGCTGACGCTGCGCCTGCCCGGCCGCGAGCCGGTGGCCGGCGTGCACTTTGCGTTCGTGTCGAACTCCAGCCCGTGGACCTACGCCAACGCCCGACCGGTGTGGACCAACCCGGACACCACGTTCGAGACCGGGCTCGGTGTTTTCGCCACCACCAGCATGAATGTCTGGGCCAACTTGGGGCTGGTGCGTCAGATGCTCTCGCGCAAACCCAAGATCACAGCCAAGCATCTGGTGCGCGACGACGATGTGGCGTGGGTGACGGTGACGAGCACCACGCCGGTGTCCTGCCAGATCGACGGGGATTACCTCGGTGAGCGCGAAACCATGCACTTCGTCGCGGTGCCGGACGCGCTCGCTGTCATCGCACCGCCGCCAAGCGAACCAAAAAACAGGCTCTGA
- the aroQ gene encoding type II 3-dehydroquinate dehydratase — MTERRLLLVNGPNLNLLGTRQPEVYGTTTLPEIEARVREVAAELGFDVRAVQSNHEGALVDAIQAARTDCVGIVINPAAYSHTSIALADALRSVALPVAEVHLSNIAAREQFRHHSYISAVAEVVIAGAGPLGYEFAVQFFADRLGR, encoded by the coding sequence GTGACCGAACGTCGACTGCTTCTCGTCAACGGGCCGAACTTGAACCTCCTGGGTACCCGTCAGCCCGAGGTGTACGGAACGACAACGCTCCCCGAGATCGAGGCGCGGGTGCGCGAGGTGGCCGCCGAGCTGGGCTTCGACGTGCGGGCGGTGCAGAGCAACCACGAGGGCGCGCTGGTCGACGCGATCCAGGCCGCGCGCACCGACTGTGTGGGCATCGTGATCAACCCCGCCGCCTACAGTCACACCTCGATCGCCCTCGCCGACGCGTTGCGCTCGGTGGCGCTGCCGGTGGCCGAAGTACACCTGAGCAACATCGCGGCCCGCGAGCAGTTCCGCCACCACTCCTACATCTCGGCAGTGGCCGAGGTGGTCATCGCCGGCGCCGGACCGCTGGGTTACGAGTTCGCCGTGCAGTTCTTCGCCGACCGGCTGGGACGCTGA
- a CDS encoding GNAT family N-acetyltransferase has protein sequence MSETIRVARPGDEAELTAVIHELAEFERAAHECTVTENQLREALFGPEPAVFGHVVEVDGQIAAGALWFRNFSTWDGVAGIYLEDLFVRPAFRRRGLARRLLATLAQECVQRGYTRLSWAVLNWNVDAIALYDSVGGAAQDEWTTYRVSGPRLAELAAESSSGPG, from the coding sequence GTGAGTGAGACCATTCGCGTTGCGCGGCCCGGCGACGAAGCCGAGCTCACCGCCGTCATTCACGAGCTCGCCGAGTTCGAGCGCGCCGCGCACGAGTGCACCGTGACCGAAAACCAGTTGCGCGAAGCACTTTTCGGCCCCGAGCCGGCGGTGTTCGGTCATGTGGTCGAGGTGGACGGTCAGATCGCGGCGGGCGCCTTGTGGTTCCGCAACTTCTCGACGTGGGACGGGGTGGCCGGCATCTACCTGGAGGACCTGTTCGTGCGCCCGGCGTTCCGCAGGCGCGGGCTGGCCCGGCGGCTGCTCGCGACCCTGGCCCAGGAATGTGTGCAGCGCGGCTACACCCGCCTGAGCTGGGCGGTGTTGAACTGGAACGTCGATGCCATCGCGCTCTACGACAGCGTCGGCGGGGCTGCGCAGGACGAGTGGACCACCTACCGGGTGTCCGGGCCGCGGCTGGCCGAACTGGCCGCCGAGTCGTCCTCCGGTCCGGGCTGA
- a CDS encoding acid phosphatase gives MGLLQHRLILLRHGETEWSMTGQHTSHTELDLTERGARQAAAAAATLAALQLRDPFVVSSPRHRARRTAELAGLAVDEVNPLISEWDYGDYEGTTTVEIRQTVPNWLVWTHGCPGGETSAQVCERADQAIVMALGHMATRDVVFVGHGHFSRAVITRWIEQPVYEGIRFAMPAASIAVCAFEHGVRQLTAQGLTGHPDST, from the coding sequence GTGGGCCTCCTGCAGCACCGGCTGATTCTGCTTCGCCACGGCGAGACGGAGTGGTCGATGACCGGCCAGCACACCAGTCACACCGAATTGGACCTGACCGAGCGGGGCGCCCGGCAGGCCGCGGCCGCGGCCGCGACGCTGGCGGCGCTGCAACTACGCGACCCGTTCGTCGTCAGCAGCCCCCGCCACCGCGCCCGGCGCACCGCCGAACTGGCCGGCCTGGCCGTCGACGAGGTCAATCCGCTGATCAGCGAGTGGGACTACGGGGACTACGAGGGCACCACCACCGTCGAGATCCGCCAGACGGTTCCGAATTGGCTGGTGTGGACGCACGGATGCCCCGGCGGGGAGACCTCGGCGCAGGTATGTGAGCGTGCCGACCAGGCCATCGTGATGGCGCTGGGGCACATGGCCACGCGCGACGTGGTGTTCGTCGGGCACGGGCACTTCTCCCGGGCGGTGATCACCCGGTGGATCGAGCAGCCTGTCTACGAGGGCATCCGTTTCGCGATGCCGGCAGCCTCGATCGCGGTGTGCGCGTTCGAGCACGGCGTTCGTCAGCTCACCGCGCAGGGGCTGACCGGCCATCCGGACTCGACGTGA
- a CDS encoding ParA family protein: MTRVLAVANQKGGVAKTTTVASLGAAMAQLGKRVLLVDLDPQGSLTFSLGQDPDKLPVSVHEVLLGEVEPGVALVDTPEGMTLLPANIDLAGAEAMLLMRAGREHALKRALAKISDGYDVVIIDCPPSLGVLTLNGLTAADEAIVPLQCETLAHRGVGQFLRTVSDVQAITNPDLKLLGALPTLYDARTTHSRDVVLDVADRYDLPVLSPPIPRTIRFAEASASGSSVLTGRKNKGAIAYRELAAALLKYWKSGKPLATFSPEI; the protein is encoded by the coding sequence GTGACGCGAGTACTTGCGGTCGCCAATCAAAAGGGTGGGGTCGCCAAAACGACGACGGTGGCGTCGCTCGGTGCGGCGATGGCGCAGCTGGGCAAGCGGGTCTTGCTCGTGGACCTGGATCCGCAGGGCTCGTTGACGTTCTCGCTGGGCCAGGATCCCGACAAGCTGCCGGTTTCGGTGCACGAGGTACTGCTCGGCGAGGTCGAACCCGGTGTCGCGCTGGTCGACACCCCGGAGGGCATGACACTGCTGCCGGCCAACATCGATCTGGCCGGCGCCGAAGCCATGCTGCTGATGCGCGCCGGCCGCGAGCACGCCCTCAAACGCGCGCTGGCCAAGATCAGCGACGGCTACGACGTGGTGATCATCGACTGCCCGCCGTCGCTGGGGGTGCTCACACTCAACGGCCTGACCGCTGCCGATGAGGCCATCGTGCCGCTGCAGTGCGAGACGCTGGCCCACCGCGGCGTGGGACAGTTCCTGCGCACCGTCTCCGACGTCCAAGCGATCACCAACCCGGACCTCAAGCTGCTGGGCGCGTTACCCACGCTCTACGACGCGCGGACCACGCACAGCCGCGACGTCGTGCTCGACGTCGCCGACCGCTACGACCTGCCGGTGCTCTCGCCACCGATCCCGCGCACCATCCGGTTCGCCGAGGCCAGCGCGTCGGGTTCGTCGGTGCTGACCGGGCGCAAGAACAAGGGTGCGATCGCCTACCGCGAGCTGGCCGCCGCGCTGCTCAAGTACTGGAAGAGCGGCAAACCGCTGGCCACCTTCTCCCCGGAGATCTGA
- a CDS encoding DEAD/DEAH box helicase codes for MTPVTPHTTPSFAELGVREEIVRALAEYGIEHAFAIQELTLPLALAGDDLIGQARTGMGKTYAFGVPLLHRISTDSDRPLSGIPRALIVVPTRELCIQVHGDLVAASKYLTADETRKLTVTAIYGGRPYEPQIEALQKGVDVVVGTPGRLLDLAQQGHLQLGGLSTLVLDEADEMLDLGFLPDIERILKQIPAQRQAMLFSATMPDPIITLARTFMNQPTHIRAEAPHSSATHDSTEQFAYRAHALDKVEMVARILQAEGRGATMIFTRTKRTAQKVADELGERGFKVGAVHGDLGQGAREKALKAFRTGEVDVLVATDVAARGIDIDDITHVINFQIPEDEQSYVHRIGRTGRAGKTGIAVTLVDWDELPRWSMIDKALGLDTPDPAETYSSSPHLYDELKIPTDAGGSIGKPKRTADKPAREPRAPRERSERPTRDRTRRRTRGGKQVDGHPDGPDAATPADSDSGSDNISENGQAAEARSGSGRRRRRRRPNKTATPAQSS; via the coding sequence ATGACTCCCGTTACTCCGCATACCACTCCGTCCTTCGCCGAACTCGGCGTCCGAGAGGAAATCGTCCGCGCGCTCGCCGAGTACGGCATCGAACACGCCTTCGCGATCCAGGAGCTGACCCTGCCCCTGGCGCTGGCCGGCGACGACCTCATTGGGCAGGCCCGTACCGGCATGGGCAAGACCTACGCATTCGGCGTCCCGCTGCTGCATCGCATCAGCACCGACTCCGACCGTCCGCTATCCGGCATTCCGCGGGCGCTGATCGTCGTCCCGACCCGCGAACTGTGCATCCAGGTGCACGGCGACCTGGTCGCGGCGTCGAAATACCTGACCGCCGACGAGACCCGCAAGCTGACCGTGACCGCCATCTACGGTGGACGGCCCTACGAGCCGCAGATCGAGGCCCTACAGAAGGGCGTCGACGTTGTCGTGGGCACCCCGGGCCGGTTGCTCGACCTGGCCCAGCAGGGCCACCTGCAGCTCGGTGGGCTCTCCACGCTGGTCCTCGACGAGGCCGACGAGATGCTCGACCTGGGCTTCCTGCCCGACATCGAGCGGATCCTCAAGCAGATTCCGGCGCAGCGTCAGGCGATGCTGTTCTCGGCGACCATGCCGGACCCGATCATCACGCTGGCCCGCACGTTCATGAACCAGCCCACCCACATCCGCGCCGAGGCGCCGCACTCGTCGGCCACCCACGACAGCACCGAGCAGTTCGCCTATCGCGCGCACGCGCTCGACAAGGTCGAGATGGTCGCGCGCATCCTGCAGGCCGAGGGCCGCGGCGCGACGATGATCTTCACCCGCACCAAGCGCACCGCCCAGAAGGTCGCCGACGAGCTCGGTGAGCGTGGCTTCAAGGTCGGCGCGGTGCACGGCGATCTGGGCCAGGGCGCACGCGAGAAGGCGCTCAAGGCGTTCCGTACCGGTGAGGTCGACGTGCTGGTCGCCACCGATGTGGCCGCCCGCGGTATCGACATCGACGACATCACCCACGTCATCAATTTCCAGATCCCCGAGGACGAGCAGTCCTACGTGCACCGCATCGGGCGCACCGGCCGCGCCGGCAAGACCGGCATCGCGGTCACGCTGGTGGACTGGGACGAGTTGCCCCGTTGGTCGATGATCGACAAGGCGCTGGGCCTGGACACGCCCGACCCCGCCGAGACGTACTCCAGTTCGCCGCACCTCTACGACGAGTTGAAGATCCCGACCGACGCCGGCGGTTCGATCGGCAAGCCGAAGCGCACGGCCGACAAGCCTGCGCGCGAGCCCCGTGCTCCCCGCGAGCGCAGCGAACGGCCCACCCGCGACCGCACCCGCCGGCGCACCCGGGGCGGCAAGCAGGTCGACGGGCATCCCGACGGTCCGGATGCCGCCACGCCGGCCGATTCCGACAGCGGCAGCGACAACATCAGCGAGAACGGCCAGGCAGCCGAGGCGCGCTCGGGGTCGGGTCGCCGTCGTCGGCGCCGCCGCCCCAACAAGACCGCCACGCCCGCCCAGAGCAGCTAG
- a CDS encoding ferritin-like domain-containing protein, with amino-acid sequence MTSTPSSPPSAPAPGESEVSAPASPITSEHPGINELFALLAYGEVAAFYRLTDEARMAPNLRGRINMASMAAAEMNHYELLRDALERRGVDVVPAMTRYASALESYHRLTTPSTWLEALVKTYIGDAMAADFYLEIAGSMPAEAADVVRSVLSETGHSQFVVAEVRSAVTASDRQRHRLALWSRRLLGEAITQAQFVLADHDELVDLVMSGGGLSQMTDFFDRLQQTHNSRIEELGLA; translated from the coding sequence ATGACTTCGACGCCGAGTTCGCCGCCGTCAGCGCCGGCCCCCGGGGAATCGGAAGTCTCCGCACCAGCCTCGCCGATCACCTCCGAGCATCCAGGGATCAACGAGCTGTTCGCGCTGCTGGCCTACGGCGAGGTGGCCGCGTTCTACCGGTTGACCGACGAGGCTCGGATGGCCCCCAACCTGCGCGGACGCATCAACATGGCCAGCATGGCGGCGGCCGAGATGAACCACTACGAGCTGCTGCGCGACGCGCTGGAACGCCGTGGAGTCGACGTCGTCCCGGCCATGACGCGCTACGCGTCGGCGCTGGAGAGCTACCACCGGCTCACGACGCCGAGTACGTGGCTGGAAGCGTTGGTCAAGACCTATATCGGCGACGCGATGGCGGCCGATTTCTACCTGGAGATCGCCGGATCGATGCCTGCCGAGGCCGCCGACGTGGTGCGGTCGGTGCTCTCGGAGACCGGGCACTCGCAGTTCGTCGTCGCCGAGGTCCGATCTGCCGTCACGGCCAGCGATCGGCAGCGCCACCGGCTGGCGCTGTGGTCGCGCCGTTTGTTGGGCGAGGCGATCACCCAGGCCCAGTTTGTGTTGGCCGACCACGACGAGCTGGTCGATCTGGTGATGTCCGGTGGCGGGCTGTCGCAGATGACGGACTTCTTCGACCGGCTGCAGCAGACCCACAACAGCCGGATCGAGGAGCTGGGCCTGGCCTGA
- a CDS encoding DUF3107 domain-containing protein produces MEVKIGVTDSPRELVLNSAQTPAEVEKLVTDALDAGTGVLALTDEKGRRFLVPNAKIAYVEIGPAEARRVGFGVGLDAAKAAD; encoded by the coding sequence GTGGAGGTCAAGATCGGTGTCACCGACAGCCCACGCGAACTGGTGCTCAACAGCGCGCAGACACCGGCCGAGGTGGAGAAGTTGGTCACCGATGCTCTGGACGCCGGCACCGGTGTGCTGGCCCTGACCGACGAGAAGGGCCGCCGCTTCCTGGTGCCCAACGCGAAGATCGCCTACGTCGAAATCGGACCGGCCGAAGCGCGCCGAGTCGGGTTCGGCGTCGGACTCGACGCCGCCAAAGCGGCCGACTGA
- a CDS encoding TetR/AcrR family transcriptional regulator, producing MSELAKTAQRRSGQPANGSGLTGAGVARRGNRLPRDERRGQLLVAASEVFVDRGYHAAGMDEIAERAGVSKPVLYQHFSSKVELYLAVLARHVDNLVSGVRQALRTTTDNRQRVRAAVEAFFDFIEHDGQGYRLIFENDYVTEPQVAAQVKVATESCTDAVFDLISHDSGLEPHRARMIAVGLVSISVDSARYWLNNDRPIDKDDAVEGTVAFIWGGLSHVPLTRS from the coding sequence ATGAGCGAACTCGCCAAGACGGCGCAGCGGCGGAGCGGTCAGCCCGCCAACGGCAGCGGCCTGACCGGTGCCGGCGTGGCGCGGCGCGGTAACCGCCTGCCCCGTGACGAGCGCCGAGGGCAGCTTCTGGTAGCTGCCAGCGAGGTTTTCGTCGACCGTGGCTACCATGCCGCCGGCATGGACGAGATCGCCGAGCGCGCAGGTGTCAGCAAACCAGTGCTCTACCAACACTTCTCGTCGAAGGTCGAGCTCTATCTGGCGGTATTGGCACGCCACGTCGACAATCTGGTCTCCGGAGTGCGCCAGGCGCTGCGCACCACCACCGACAATCGCCAGCGGGTACGTGCCGCGGTGGAGGCGTTCTTCGACTTCATCGAACACGACGGTCAGGGCTACCGGCTGATCTTCGAGAACGATTACGTGACCGAGCCGCAGGTGGCCGCGCAGGTCAAGGTGGCCACCGAGTCGTGCACCGACGCGGTGTTCGACCTGATCAGCCACGACTCCGGCCTGGAACCGCACCGCGCGCGGATGATCGCGGTCGGTCTGGTCAGCATCAGCGTCGACTCGGCGCGCTACTGGCTCAACAACGACCGCCCCATCGACAAGGACGACGCCGTCGAAGGCACCGTCGCGTTCATCTGGGGCGGGTTGTCACACGTGCCGCTGACCCGGTCCTGA
- a CDS encoding DUF3152 domain-containing protein produces MRGGQQGPEGREDGRVPVLRDEWREPLRALRDPLTEQPGRPRSNRDEHKRWRKQSWLGRFISTYGWRAYALPLLVALTAVVIYQTITGASAPPLVADGDGPVQGPPTIGAAGTEIVGAPPRGLTEFDATLPTGILPDGGPFTLAGERTWRVVPGTAPQVGDGTTKVFTYTVEVEDGVDTTTFGGDDGFARMVSETLANPKSWTHNPQFAFTRVDAGSGIPPDFRVSLTSPMTIRDGCGYDIQLEASCYNPAFQGQPRVFINEARWVRGAVPFQGDIGSYRQYVINHEVGHAIGYQRHEQCANEGDLAPIMMQQTFSTNNDDAARFDPGTVVPDGKTCRFNPWPYPIA; encoded by the coding sequence ATGCGTGGAGGACAGCAGGGTCCCGAGGGCCGCGAAGACGGTCGCGTACCGGTGTTGCGCGACGAGTGGCGCGAGCCGCTGCGCGCATTGCGCGACCCGCTGACCGAGCAACCCGGCCGGCCGCGCTCCAACCGTGACGAGCACAAACGGTGGCGCAAGCAGAGCTGGCTCGGTCGCTTCATCTCGACCTACGGTTGGCGCGCCTACGCGCTTCCTTTGTTGGTGGCGCTGACCGCGGTGGTCATCTACCAGACCATCACCGGGGCCAGCGCACCACCGCTGGTCGCCGACGGGGACGGCCCGGTGCAGGGGCCGCCGACCATCGGGGCGGCCGGCACCGAAATCGTCGGCGCGCCGCCGCGCGGACTGACCGAATTCGACGCGACCCTGCCGACCGGGATCCTGCCGGACGGCGGTCCGTTCACCCTGGCCGGTGAACGCACCTGGCGGGTCGTTCCGGGAACCGCTCCGCAGGTCGGCGACGGCACGACGAAGGTCTTCACCTACACCGTCGAGGTGGAGGACGGTGTGGACACCACCACCTTCGGCGGCGACGACGGCTTCGCGCGGATGGTCAGCGAGACGCTGGCCAATCCGAAGAGCTGGACGCACAACCCGCAATTCGCGTTCACCCGGGTCGACGCCGGATCGGGTATCCCACCGGACTTCCGGGTTTCGTTGACCTCCCCGATGACCATCCGGGACGGGTGCGGCTACGACATCCAGCTGGAAGCCTCCTGCTACAACCCGGCCTTCCAAGGTCAGCCTCGTGTCTTCATCAACGAGGCGCGCTGGGTCCGCGGCGCGGTGCCGTTCCAGGGCGACATCGGCTCGTACCGCCAGTACGTGATCAACCACGAGGTGGGCCACGCCATCGGCTATCAGCGTCACGAACAGTGCGCCAACGAGGGCGATCTGGCGCCGATCATGATGCAGCAGACCTTCTCGACCAACAACGACGACGCGGCCCGTTTCGATCCGGGCACCGTCGTCCCCGACGGCAAGACCTGCCGGTTCAACCCCTGGCCGTATCCGATCGCCTGA